The genomic window AATGTACTTGATGTAACTGGAAGTCCCCAAATTGATCTAAATGATGATTATTCAACCAATGTTGATAATCCTTTTTCTGATATGGGGGCATGGCATGCTTATTACTTGCCTAAGTCAGGGGATACTAATTTATATGGAGGTTTTACAGGTCCGTTAATAGTAGGAGAAGAATATCCTATAAATATGTCTGATAGTATTAGTAAAATTAAAATAATAGATGCTAATACAAATGCACCATATGATCTAACATCAGCTAAAACTTCTTTTGATTTTTATCCAGGAAAATTAGTTCAAAAATATGAATTAACAGATTTAACTCTTAACTTAGATTTAATATTTGCAACAAATAGAACTGCATTAGTAAGAACTGAAATAGTTAATAATACTGATAAAGAACTTAACTTAAAGCTTGAATGGACTGGTAATATATTTAATAAATCACCTTATGCATTAAAGAAAGATGATGAAGGAAATAAAGTCTATGATTTAAATCAAACATTAGAGGCGAATAGTGAAGGCGTTCAAGTGAATTTTTCAAATATAAGATCAACTTGGTCCTTCTTCTCAAATGATCAAACTAAATTTGTAGTAAAGTATGAGGGGAATACTAGTACAACAGTAGATGAAAATACATATAAAACTATTTTAAATGATGTAGTTAAGATACCAAGTAAACAAAATTTTAAAACATATACTGCAGAAAGTTACACTTTTACAAGTGATGAGTTAAATAAAGAAAAAGATAAAGTAAAAGATATTTTTACAGATACAGATAAGCAATTTGCAGATAACGAAACTCGTTGGCAAGGATATATAAATCAAACATTTAAGGATGAAACAAAAACAACAGACGAAAAATATAAAAATGCAGCAGTAAAATCAATGATTACTTTAATGACTAACTGGAGAAGTGCAGCAGGGGCTCTTAAGCATGATGGAGTAATCCCATCACTATCATATAAATGGTTTGTTGGATTTTGGGCATGGGATTCATGGAAACAAGCAGTTGCAACAGCACAATTTGATGGTGAACTAGCTAAAAATAATATAAAAGCACTATTTGATTATCAAATACAAAAAGGGGATTCAATAAGACCTGAAGATGAAGGAGCTATAATTGATGCTATATTTTACAATCAAGATGAAGCAAGAGGCGGTGAAGGCGGAAATTGGAATGAAAGAAATTCAAAGCCTGCTTTAGCAGCTTGGTCAGTCTGGAATGTATATAAATCTACGGGAGATAAAGAATTTTTAAATGAGATGTATCCTAAATTAGTAGCATATCATGAGTGGTGGTATAGAAATAGAGACCATGATAAGAATGGCGTAGTTGAATATGGAGGAATGGTACATGACTTAAATAATAGCGATGAAGAAAGAATATTAGCTGCGGCATGGGAAAGTGGAATGGATAATGCTACTAGATTCGATGAAGAAGGTTATGGAGAAGGTGATATAGGTGTTAAAGTCTTTGAAAATAAAGATAAAGATGGAAAACTAGTTGGATATTCTATTAATCAAGAATCAGTTGATTTAAATGCATATCTTTATGCAGAAAAAGGATTTCTAAAATCAATGGCAGATGAGTTAGGAAAAGATAAAGACTCTAAAAAATATGAAAAGGAAGCTAAAGATCTTAAAGATTATGTAAGTAAAAATATGTATGATAAAGAAACCGGATTCTTCTATGATTTACAAATAAACGATAATGGTAGTGAAAAGAAGCTTCTTGTAAATAGAGGAAAGGGAACTGAAGGTTGGATACCTCTATGGGCTAAGATGGCAACAAAAGAAGAAGCTGAAGGTGTTAGAAAAGCTATGATGGATCCTGAAATGTTTAATACCTTTGTTCCATTACCAACAGCTTCAAAAGATAACCCTAAGTTTGATCCTAATAAATATTGGAGAGGACCTGTTTGGTTAGATCAGGCTCTATATGGTGTAGAAGCTCTTCAAAATTATGGTTATTATGATGATGCATTAACTTTATCCAAGAAATTATTTGATAATGCAGAAGGGTTAATTAGTGATGGACCTATAAGAGAAAATTATAATCCAGAAACAGGAGAAGGATTACATACTAAGAATTTTAGCTGGTCAGCCTCAGCTTATTATATAATGTATAAAGATACTTTAACAAATGATAAAACAACTTCACAAATAGGATTTGATAAGTTATCTGAATCTGATAAAGACTCATCTGTAGAAAAGGCAGAAAAATCAACAGGTGTAACTATAGCAATTGGAGTAATAGTAATAATAGCTATAGGTGGTGGGGTTATATATTATAAAAAGAAAAATGATAATAACAATAAAGAAAATT from Clostridium septicum includes these protein-coding regions:
- a CDS encoding MGH1-like glycoside hydrolase domain-containing protein — encoded protein: MAIKNIQKIVATAIVTTALFGNFSFVNVLAEDKRAQIADFKNVLDVTGSPQIDLNDDYSTNVDNPFSDMGAWHAYYLPKSGDTNLYGGFTGPLIVGEEYPINMSDSISKIKIIDANTNAPYDLTSAKTSFDFYPGKLVQKYELTDLTLNLDLIFATNRTALVRTEIVNNTDKELNLKLEWTGNIFNKSPYALKKDDEGNKVYDLNQTLEANSEGVQVNFSNIRSTWSFFSNDQTKFVVKYEGNTSTTVDENTYKTILNDVVKIPSKQNFKTYTAESYTFTSDELNKEKDKVKDIFTDTDKQFADNETRWQGYINQTFKDETKTTDEKYKNAAVKSMITLMTNWRSAAGALKHDGVIPSLSYKWFVGFWAWDSWKQAVATAQFDGELAKNNIKALFDYQIQKGDSIRPEDEGAIIDAIFYNQDEARGGEGGNWNERNSKPALAAWSVWNVYKSTGDKEFLNEMYPKLVAYHEWWYRNRDHDKNGVVEYGGMVHDLNNSDEERILAAAWESGMDNATRFDEEGYGEGDIGVKVFENKDKDGKLVGYSINQESVDLNAYLYAEKGFLKSMADELGKDKDSKKYEKEAKDLKDYVSKNMYDKETGFFYDLQINDNGSEKKLLVNRGKGTEGWIPLWAKMATKEEAEGVRKAMMDPEMFNTFVPLPTASKDNPKFDPNKYWRGPVWLDQALYGVEALQNYGYYDDALTLSKKLFDNAEGLISDGPIRENYNPETGEGLHTKNFSWSASAYYIMYKDTLTNDKTTSQIGFDKLSESDKDSSVEKAEKSTGVTIAIGVIVIIAIGGGVIYYKKKNDNNNKEN